From one Catellatospora sp. IY07-71 genomic stretch:
- a CDS encoding methyltransferase domain-containing protein — protein sequence MTDSTPRASLETKAAIDKAFTTYDIQACLYDTRRVKYLQDAIVKTVAPGDVVVDAGSGTGLLGLLAAKAGARRVYCLEFNADFIPVIEENARRNGLADRIIAIHADATSCDLPEAVDVVISEVISAGFFYEPQLQITNNLRRFLKPGGAMIPMGMQNYVELISAQEDVYGLKLNFDTRFTELEEDRPLTDSRQYLDNRFEDWTDPAIRGRARLKASTAGRANAVRIAYRIDFAEGISGDKPTDFLLNPQVVFLEKPIDLQAGDQFDISLDYVASNSPLEADITITAVLS from the coding sequence TCGACAAGGCATTCACGACCTACGACATCCAGGCGTGCCTGTACGACACCCGCCGGGTCAAATACCTGCAGGACGCGATCGTCAAGACCGTGGCGCCCGGTGACGTCGTGGTGGACGCCGGCAGCGGCACCGGTCTGCTCGGCCTGCTCGCCGCCAAGGCGGGCGCCAGGCGCGTCTACTGCCTGGAGTTCAACGCCGACTTCATCCCCGTCATCGAGGAGAACGCCCGGCGCAACGGCCTCGCGGACCGGATCATCGCGATCCACGCGGACGCGACGAGCTGCGACCTCCCCGAGGCCGTCGACGTCGTCATCAGCGAGGTGATCAGCGCCGGGTTCTTCTACGAGCCGCAGCTGCAGATCACCAACAATCTGCGCCGCTTCCTCAAGCCCGGCGGCGCGATGATCCCGATGGGCATGCAGAACTACGTCGAACTCATCTCGGCCCAGGAGGACGTCTACGGCCTGAAGCTGAACTTCGACACCAGGTTCACCGAGCTCGAAGAGGATCGCCCGCTGACCGACAGCCGGCAATATCTCGACAACAGGTTCGAGGACTGGACGGATCCGGCGATTCGCGGACGAGCACGGCTCAAGGCGTCGACGGCCGGCCGGGCGAACGCCGTCAGAATCGCGTACCGGATCGACTTCGCCGAGGGGATCTCCGGCGACAAGCCGACCGACTTCCTGCTGAATCCGCAGGTCGTGTTCCTGGAGAAGCCGATCGACCTGCAGGCGGGTGACCAGTTCGACATCTCTTTGGACTACGTGGCCAGCAACAGCCCGCTGGAGGCCGACATCACCATCACGGCCGTCCTGTCGTGA